A region from the Triticum aestivum cultivar Chinese Spring chromosome 3D, IWGSC CS RefSeq v2.1, whole genome shotgun sequence genome encodes:
- the LOC123079307 gene encoding tyrosine decarboxylase, whose product MAPPSQCFDATMHGAAHNGAAPAVADAKPQCPTVLDADVFRRQGHQVIDFIAEYYGGMGDHPVHPSVTPGFLRNVLPAEAPSRPEPDAFGSALRDVRDLILPGMTHWQSPRHFAHFPASSSTVGALGEALIAGINVVPFTWAASPAATELEMVVVDWLGKALHLPESLLFAGGGGGTLLGTSCEAILCALVAARDKKLAEIGERRIGDLVVYCSDQTHFAFRKAARIAGILRDHCRAIHTCREDMFALSPTELQAAMQADVDAGLVPLFLCATVGTTQTTAVDPIGKLCTVAASHGVWVHVDAAYAGSALVCPEFRHVIDGVEAVDSFSMNAHKWLLANNDCCAMWVKRPSELIAALGTEQEYILKDAASEGHDVVDYKDWTMTLTRRFRALKMWLVLRCYGVNGLRDHIRSHVRMAEAFEDMVRADERFEVVTDRQFALVCFRLRSPERFGGEKTANELNRGLLEEVNAVGPGPYMSSANVGGVYMLRCAVGSTLTEEYHVADAWKVVQDRASVILRKMEIIYSVLG is encoded by the coding sequence ATGGCTCCACCGTCGCAGTGCTTCGACGCCACCATGCACGGCGCGGCCCACAATGGCGCCGCCCCGGCGGTGGCTGACGCGAAGCCGCAGTGCCCCACCGTGCTCGACGCCGACGTGTTCCGGCGCCAGGGCCACCAGGTCATCGACTTCATCGCCGAGTACTACGGCGGCATGGGGGACCACCCCGTGCACCCCAGCGTCACGCCCGGCTTCCTCCGCAATGTGCTCCCCGCGGAGGCGCCGTCCCGCCCGGAGCCCGACGCGTTCGGCTCCGCGCTCAGGGACGTCCGCGACCTCATCCTCCCGGGCATGACGCACTGGCAGAGCCCGCGCCACTTCGCGCACTTCCCGGCGTCCAGCAGCACCGTCGGGGCCCTCGGGGAGGCGCTCATTGCCGGCATCAACGTGGTGCCCTTCACCTGGGCCGCCTCGCCGGCCGCCACCGAGCTGGAGATGGTGGTCGTGGACTGGCTCGGCAAGGCGCTGCATTTGCCCGAGAGCCTCCTGTtcgccggtggcggcgggggcacGCTTCTGGGCACCTCGTGCGAGGCCATACTCTGCGCCCTCGTCGCCGCCAGGGACAAGAAGCTCGCCGAGATCGGCGAGAGGAGGATCGGCGACCTTGTCGTCTACTGCTCCGACCAGACCCATTTCGCCTTCCGCAAGGCTGCACGGATCGCCGGGATCCTGCGTGACCACTGCCGCGCGATACACACGTGCCGTGAAGACATGTTCGCGCTCTCGCCCACGGAGCTGCAAGCCGCCATGCAGGCCGACGTGGACGCCGGGCTGGTGCCGCTGTTCCTGTGCGCGACGGTCGGGACCACCCAGACGACCGCCGTTGACCCCATCGGTAAACTCTGCACCGTCGCAGCGTCTCACGGCGTCTGGGTCCACGTCGACGCGGCCTACGCTGGCTCGGCGCTGGTCTGCCCGGAGTTCCGGCACGTGATCGACGGCGTGGAGGCCGTGGACTCGTTCAGCATGAACGCCCACAAGTGGCTCCTGGCCAACAACGACTGCTGCGCGATGTGGGTGAAGAGGCCGAGCGAGCTCATCGCGGCGCTGGGCACGGAGCAGGAGTACATCCTCAAGGACGCGGCGTCGGAGGGGCACGACGTGGTGGACTACAAGGACTGGACCATGACGCTGACCCGCCGGTTCCGGGCGCTCAAGATGTGGCTCGTGCTCCGCTGCTACGGCGTCAACGGCCTGCGCGACCACATCCGCTCCCACGTGCGCATGGCCGAGGCGTTCGAGGACATGGTGCGCGCCGACGAGAGGTTCGAGGTGGTGACGGACAGGCAGTTCGCGCTGGTGTGCTTccggctccggtcgccggagagGTTCGGCGGCGAGAAGACGGCCAACGAGCTCAACCGGGGCCTGCTCGAGGAGGTGAACGCGGTCGGCCCGGGCCCATACATGAGCTCCGCGAACGTAGGCGGCGTCTACATGCTCAGGTGCGCCGTCGGGAGCACGCTCACGGAGGAGTACCACGTCGCTGACGCATGGAAGGTGGTGCAGGATCGGGCCTCGGTAATCCTCCGGAAAATGGAAATTATCTACAGCGTGCTTGGTTAA